In bacterium, the sequence ACACGCTGGTGACCTTTACGTCGGCCATCAGCTCGGCCTTCTCGATGGCTCCCGTGATGCTCTGGACGCAGTCGTCTATATGGATGACGACCCCGCGGCGCAGTCCCTGAGCCGGCGAGGTGCCCACCCCGACTATCTCGACCCCGGTTTCGGCCAGCTCGGCGATGATCGCGCAGATTTTGGTCGTGCCGATGTCCAGACCGACGACGGTCTTTCCAGTCTGCCCTTTTCCCACAATCCCTCCCTATGTGCTTGGGGGATAGCCGCGCTAGGTCGCGGTCGGCAAGGGGTGGAACAAGGGGTTTAAACCCCTTGTCTCTCCTTGTCTTCTTCTATCACCCGGTCCGGTATCGGGAGATTATCTGTCTTTCGTATCGGGCGTCCAGCTCGGTGAGGCCCCCCTGGCGTTCTCTGGTGTATACCGCCTGCAGAGCGGCCAGCGTGGACGGCGCGGTTTCCAGGGGGAAGAGAACCCGGGTGCCGTCGGCGAGCAGACCCTCGAGGTGGTCCGTGTGCGGGCGAATTTCCACCAGCTCGTCGTAGAGCGGGAGGGCCTGGCGCTGCATCTCGGCGCACAGGCCGCAGGCGGCCAGGATGACTGCGTCTTCGTAAGGTTCCAGCTCGCCCTTACGCACAACCTCGTAACCGGTCACGACCGGCAGATCGAACACCGCCCCGTCTCCCCGCCCCGCCTCACTCTCGCCGTACATGGGCAGCACGGTGCCGTTACCGGCCAGAAGCTGCAACGGTCCCTCGGCCAGGTAGCAGGCCGGGGTCCGCTCTATCACGCGGACGACCAGCTTGTCGGGGTAAACCTTGTCTATTTGGACTTGGGCCAGGTACGGGTGACGGGAGAGGCGTTGCACGATTTCGTCGGTGTCCAGGGAGAAGAGGTTCTCCCCCATGGGCAGGAGGCTTTGAATCTGGGCGTCGGTCACGACGGTGTTCCCCTCCACCGCCACCTGTTTCAGGCCGAAGGCGTCGGAGCGCAGGTAGAGGAATCCCGCCACGCCGATAAAAGCGAGGACCGCCACCCAGGTGACGCGCTTCGCCGGGGGCGTAGCTCGCTTCGCTCGGTTCGCCCGGCGGCTGAGCGCCTGGTGAAAGCCGTCCCCTTTGTCCTGGTTTTGCCGGAGGCATAGCTCGCTTCGCTCGGTTCGCCGGGGGCGTAGCTCGCTTCGCTCGGTTTGCCGGGGCATTACGCGGTTTGCCGGGGGCATAGCTCGCTTCGCTCGGTTCGCTTCGTTTTGGACGAAGGTGTGGTGCCGCATTTAAAATTCTCCGATACGACGGACCTCGGTCCGGAGCCGGAAGCCGAAGGTCTCCTCGACGGTTTTCTCCACGAGCTCGATGAGCGCGGTGAAGTCCGCCGCCTTTGCACCGCCCCGGTTCACCATGAAGTTGGAGTGCTTGTCGGATATCTGGGCCCCGCCGATTCTCTTCCCGGTCAGCCCGCAGGCGTCCACGAGCCGCCAGGCCGGCAACGGGGATGCCCCGCGCTCCTCCAGGGCCCGGCGGGAAAATCTCGCGCCCAGGGCGGACTCCAGCTTTTCGTACTTGAGGTCCATCCCCGGCTCCCAGGAAAAGTTCTTGAAGACGCTGCCGCAGTTAGGCCATTCAAGTGGGTGCTTCTGTTCCCGGTCGGCCATGCGCGCCAGGCAGCGCTTCCGAATCTCGCGGGGGTCCCCATCGTCCAGGACGAACTCCGCCCGGACGACCGCCGCGCCCGGCGGCAGGTCGGCTCGGCGGTACCCGTACCCGATCTCCCCCCCCAGATAGCGGTGGAGCTCGCCCGATTCGAGCACGGCCTCGATCCAATCCACTCGGGGCCAGACATCGGTCCCGTAGGCTCCGGCGTTCATGGCCAGCGCCCCGCCCACGCTTCCCGGGATGCCGTACAGGTCCTCCAGCCCCCCCAGGCCCAGGTCGCCGAGGCGGTCGAGGAAGGCCTGGAGCCGGACGCCGGCCGCGACCGTGCAGCGCGCGCCGTGGGCCTGCACCCCGTCGTCCTCGAACCCCTCATTGATCAGGAGCGCCAGACCCCGGAAGCCGCCGTCGCCGACTAAAAGGTTCGTCCCCCGGCCCATGACCAGAACCGGGGTTCCCTCATCCACAGCGGCGATGAGCGCCTGGGAGACATCGTCGGCGGTGCGGGGCCTCGCGAAGAAATCCGCCGGACCGCCCACCCGGAGCCCCGTGTGCCCGGCGAGCGGCTCGTCGGTCAGCACCGGCATCCCGATTTCCGTCAGGCTGACTGAGAGCGGGTTCAACCTCTCTCCTCCGCGAGTTTTTTTACGATGTCCCGGGCGGTCTCCCAGATGTTGCCCGCCCCGAGCACCAGCACGAGGTCGTCGTCGCTCACCATGCCGGCCACGGCTTCGGGTATCTTCCGGCGGTCACGGATGAAGGTGACCTCATGGTGACCGTGCTCGGACACCCCCTTGGCCAGCGCCTCGGCGCTGACGCCGGGAATCTCGGGCTCGCCGGCGGAGTAGATGTCGGTGATGATCAGCCGGTCGGCCTGGTAGAAGCAGCGCAGGAAGCGGTCGAAGAGCGCCTTGGTTCTGGTGTACCGGTGGGGCTGGAACACCGCCACGATTCTACGGTCCCAACCGGTCCGCATGGCGTCCAGTGTGGCGGCGATCTCCGCCGGATGGTGGGCGTAGTCGTGGATGACGGTGATATTGCCGATGTGGCCGACCACCTCCAGGCGCATCTCGATTCCCTTGAAGGAGCGCAGGCTCCCGATGATGGTCTCCGGTGCGACGCCGATCTCGAGGGCCAGCGCCGCCGCCCCCAAGCTGTTCAGGACGTTGTGCCGGCCGGGGAGGTTCAGGTCCACCTCGCCCAGGAGCTCCGCCCCCCGGTAGAGCTTGTAGCTGGCGCTCATCGGCATCAGCCGCACCTCACGCCCGATGACGTCGCACTGCGCAGTGAAGCCGTAAGTGATGTAGCGCCGCTTTAGCTCCGGCAGAATGCCCTGCACCACGGGGTCGTCCAGGCAGACGATGGTGGCGCCGTAGAACGGCACCGAGTTGGCGAATCGGACGAAGGAGGCGCGGATGTCGTCCAGGTCGGAGTAGTAGTTGAGGTGGTCCTCGTCTATGTTGGTCACCAACGCGTAAGCCGGCGAGATTGCGAGGAAGGTGCCGTCGCTCTCGTCGGCCTCGACGACGAAATAGTCTCCGCCGCCCAGGCTCGCGCCGGTTTTGCCGGAGGCATAGCTCGCTTCGCTCGGTTCGCCGGCCCGCCCGTTCCCGTTGGACAGGGTCTTTGAGGTGAGGGCGTTGAGCTTGCCCCCGATGACCGCCGTGGGCTCCAGGCCGCCGTCGGAGAGGATGGTGTAGATGAAGCTGGCGGTGGTGGTTTTCCCGTGGGTGCCGGCGACGGCGATGGGGTATTTAAGCCGCATGATTTCGACCAGAATCTCGGAGCGTTTGATCACCGGGATGTTGTATTTCCTGCCGGCGACCACCTCGGGGTTGTCGGGGGCAATCGCGGTGGAGACGGCGATGACTCCGGCTCCGATGACGTTCTTCTCCGAGTGGCCGATGGTGATCCTGGCTCCGAGGTCCGCGAGACGCTCGGTGGCCTTTCCGGCCCTCAAATCCGACCCGGACACCTCGAAGCCGAGGCTAAGGAGAATCTCGGCGATGCCGCTCATCCCCGCGCCGCCGATGCCCACCAGGTGTACCCGGGTTATCCTGCCCAGCATGAGGGTCATCGGAACCTCCGTGCGATCGCTTTTGGGGCAAGGGGTTTAAACCCCTTGTCTCCATTTTACCGGGGCATTACTCGGTTTGCCGGGGGCATAGCTCGCTTCGCTCGGTTCGCTTCGTTTCGAGGGCCAGTTCCGCCGCCCGCCGTGCCGCGTCGGGCCGCGCCTGCCCCTTCATGGCCGCGGACATCCTTTGACGTAGCGCGCCGTCGGCGACCAGACGTTCAACCTCTTCCACCAGCCGTTCCGCGGTCAGCTCTCGGTCCCCGATGACGACCGCCGCACGGGCCCGCTCGAAGAAGCGGGCGTTGGCGGTCTGGTGGTCCGCCGCGGCGTAAGGGTAAGGTACGAGAATGGCCGGCAGACCGAATAGAGCCAGCTCGAAGACGCTCCCCCCGGCACGGGCGATTACGAAATCGGCCGTAGCCAGGGCGGGGCCGATGGGGTCCAGGTAAGCGGTCACGAAGGCCCGCAGCCCGGATTCCTCCACCGCCCGCCGCACCGTGTCGCGGTCGTCCCCGCCGGTCTGGATTATCATCTGCAACCCGCCGATGGCCGCTAGCCTTCCGGACGCCTCCGCGACCGTCCGGTTGACGGATCGGGCCCCGGCGCTCCCGCCTAGGACCAGCCCCGTCACGCGGCCCGGGTCGAGACCGAAGGCGGCGTGGTCGGGTGAGTACGAGGCGAGATCGGCCCGCACCGGGTTCCCTGTCACCCGCACCCTGGGCGAGGCCGGTCTGGCCCGCCTTCCGGAAAAAGCAACCGCGGCCGCCGCGCTCAACGGTCCCAGCACCCTGTTGGTGAGCCCGCAGACGGCGTTCTGCTCCAAAAGCATAATCGGCACACCGTGGCCCCGCGCCGCCAGGGCGACGGGAAAGCCTTCATAGCCGCCGCAGCAGACGACGAGGCCGGGCCTCATCCCGCGCATCAGTTCCGCCGCCTTCGCCGTCCCGATAAGATTCATCAATACGCCCGCAATCAGCTGTAGGGGGTTCGCCTGATAGATGGGTGCCGCCGGCACCTCGTGGTAAGGCCACCCTCTTTTATCGCACTCCCGTTTCGGCAGGTCGAATCCGGCGCCGCAGAAGGCTATTTCCGCGTCCGGCTCCAGTTCCCGCAACTGTTCGGCCACCGCGAGCCCCGGGTAGAGGTGACCGCCTGTCTTTCCCCCGGCGAAGAGGAACGGTTTCATCCTCCACCCCCATCATGACCATCTCCGCCATCGGTAGGTCGAAGACCTCCGGCGGCGGTCGGCGGGATTGTACACGCCGAGCCCCTTGAACGTCTCGGCGTGGCTCAACCTGTGCTTTCCCACCGAGTAGGCCGGGCCGTGCGCCGGGGCGGATGGTCGGACGAAGAACATCTTTCTCCGGGCGACCGGCGCCTCACCCCCGGCCTGGACGGTGACCGTCTCGGCGCTCTGCCTCGCCACGCCGGCCAATACACCCATTGCCGCCAGGGAGACGATGAGCGAGGTGCCGCCGTAGCTCACGAAGGGCAGCGGCAGGCCCGCCGTCGGAAGAAGAGCCGTCACCACGCCGATGTTCACGATGGCCTGCACCCCGAAGAGTGCGGTGATGCCGGTGGCCAGTAGCTTCCCGAAGGGGTCCGAGCATCGCATGGCGGTTCTTATCCCCAGGGCGACGAGGAGCCCGAAGAGCGAGACGACCAGGAGCGACCCGAAGAGGCCGAGCTCCTCGGCCAGAATCGAAAAGATGAAGTCGGTGTGGGCCTCGGGCAGGTAGAAGAGCTTCTGCTGGCTGGCGCCCAGGCCCACGCCGGTAAGCCTGCCCGAGCCGATGGCCAGCAGGCTCTGCACCGCCTGATAGCCCTCCTCGTTGGAGACCTTCCACGGGTCTACGAAGGCCGTGATCCTCGCCCAGCGGTAGGGCTCCAGATAGATCGCCAGGACCGTCAGGGGGATCAAGACGACCAGGGTCGCCAGCACGTGGCGGGTGGGCACCCCCGCGACCCAGAAGATCACGTATCCGGTGATGAAGAG encodes:
- a CDS encoding FtsQ-type POTRA domain-containing protein, translated to MPRQTERSELRPRRTERSELCLRQNQDKGDGFHQALSRRANRAKRATPPAKRVTWVAVLAFIGVAGFLYLRSDAFGLKQVAVEGNTVVTDAQIQSLLPMGENLFSLDTDEIVQRLSRHPYLAQVQIDKVYPDKLVVRVIERTPACYLAEGPLQLLAGNGTVLPMYGESEAGRGDGAVFDLPVVTGYEVVRKGELEPYEDAVILAACGLCAEMQRQALPLYDELVEIRPHTDHLEGLLADGTRVLFPLETAPSTLAALQAVYTRERQGGLTELDARYERQIISRYRTG
- the murB gene encoding UDP-N-acetylmuramate dehydrogenase, encoding MNPLSVSLTEIGMPVLTDEPLAGHTGLRVGGPADFFARPRTADDVSQALIAAVDEGTPVLVMGRGTNLLVGDGGFRGLALLINEGFEDDGVQAHGARCTVAAGVRLQAFLDRLGDLGLGGLEDLYGIPGSVGGALAMNAGAYGTDVWPRVDWIEAVLESGELHRYLGGEIGYGYRRADLPPGAAVVRAEFVLDDGDPREIRKRCLARMADREQKHPLEWPNCGSVFKNFSWEPGMDLKYEKLESALGARFSRRALEERGASPLPAWRLVDACGLTGKRIGGAQISDKHSNFMVNRGGAKAADFTALIELVEKTVEETFGFRLRTEVRRIGEF
- a CDS encoding UDP-N-acetylmuramate--L-alanine ligase, which codes for MLGRITRVHLVGIGGAGMSGIAEILLSLGFEVSGSDLRAGKATERLADLGARITIGHSEKNVIGAGVIAVSTAIAPDNPEVVAGRKYNIPVIKRSEILVEIMRLKYPIAVAGTHGKTTTASFIYTILSDGGLEPTAVIGGKLNALTSKTLSNGNGRAGEPSEASYASGKTGASLGGGDYFVVEADESDGTFLAISPAYALVTNIDEDHLNYYSDLDDIRASFVRFANSVPFYGATIVCLDDPVVQGILPELKRRYITYGFTAQCDVIGREVRLMPMSASYKLYRGAELLGEVDLNLPGRHNVLNSLGAAALALEIGVAPETIIGSLRSFKGIEMRLEVVGHIGNITVIHDYAHHPAEIAATLDAMRTGWDRRIVAVFQPHRYTRTKALFDRFLRCFYQADRLIITDIYSAGEPEIPGVSAEALAKGVSEHGHHEVTFIRDRRKIPEAVAGMVSDDDLVLVLGAGNIWETARDIVKKLAEERG
- the murG gene encoding undecaprenyldiphospho-muramoylpentapeptide beta-N-acetylglucosaminyltransferase, encoding MKPFLFAGGKTGGHLYPGLAVAEQLRELEPDAEIAFCGAGFDLPKRECDKRGWPYHEVPAAPIYQANPLQLIAGVLMNLIGTAKAAELMRGMRPGLVVCCGGYEGFPVALAARGHGVPIMLLEQNAVCGLTNRVLGPLSAAAAVAFSGRRARPASPRVRVTGNPVRADLASYSPDHAAFGLDPGRVTGLVLGGSAGARSVNRTVAEASGRLAAIGGLQMIIQTGGDDRDTVRRAVEESGLRAFVTAYLDPIGPALATADFVIARAGGSVFELALFGLPAILVPYPYAAADHQTANARFFERARAAVVIGDRELTAERLVEEVERLVADGALRQRMSAAMKGQARPDAARRAAELALETKRTERSELCPRQTE
- the ftsW gene encoding putative lipid II flippase FtsW, which encodes MNLRRTDLQLFGVTAALVLIGLLMVGSASQVLGAAHGDPSYYLTQQLWKLIPGLALMFLFWRLPYQKIARWTKPLLLLTFLMLGLVFTQNLGEEANSARRWLSLGFISFQPSELAKLFLILYLAQTLTRKRDRLSEFKHGLLPSLAVLVAAMGLVLIQPDLSTAVMLFITGYVIFWVAGVPTRHVLATLVVLIPLTVLAIYLEPYRWARITAFVDPWKVSNEEGYQAVQSLLAIGSGRLTGVGLGASQQKLFYLPEAHTDFIFSILAEELGLFGSLLVVSLFGLLVALGIRTAMRCSDPFGKLLATGITALFGVQAIVNIGVVTALLPTAGLPLPFVSYGGTSLIVSLAAMGVLAGVARQSAETVTVQAGGEAPVARRKMFFVRPSAPAHGPAYSVGKHRLSHAETFKGLGVYNPADRRRRSSTYRWRRWS